Genomic segment of Hydra vulgaris chromosome 11, alternate assembly HydraT2T_AEP:
ATTGTGCCAAATACCCAACTAGTTgactaaattcgtaaaaaaaccgactataatttaaaaattgtcttcTTTAAAGGGGTGGAACACCCACACACACCCCACCCACACACACCCTCCCCCACCCACAAAATCCCGTAAAATCGCCTCTGATTTTTTGCATCTATGTTAACATTACTTTCATTCTTTTCGACAAGAAAATCTAAGAAAAGCTttgcaaaaagtttaataaatctatATTTAGAACCGCAGCGGTACCCTATCAGGAATATAGGGAAATGATCGGATCAGTTTTTAAGATacctttttgaatatttttattaaaaatgtctcttgtaataatattatctattagAGTAGCCGAGACCCTAGTCGGGCGAATAATTAAGCATATAGATCctgtttcaaataattttttataaaactttttaataaaccaGCTGACGTTCACGCCGTCAGGTGGTTTATAACAACAGCttagaataactttttttatttcttcgaGTAAAAGTTCAATTGATAATACGTTTTCATCGCCATCGGAGACGCCTAAATCATTTCTcatattataaaagatattttcatGAACGTAAATTAGAAGCCCTCCACtctgtttgtaaatttttttttttcttttgagataattttaaaatgaaaattattaaagttattgtcAAAATCGTTTAATGTAACCCatgtttcagttaaacaaatgatgataaatagatattttgtttcttttaaaagatttaaaattccGATCTAAACATCATATATTGAGGTGGAGAATTCGAACTcgatttgaacttttttaattgcattctgaaatagaaaatctttttattctttaggATAAAAATAAGCCCAATCCGTAAATGtttcgcaaaaaaaaactttttttttttttctgctattaTACTTTCCCAGCAAACATGCTGTAGCGAGTTTTCAGTGgacctatataggcattttgagCGGACCATGTAGTTTTGCAcatcggttacttagtggaccattagtggcagccaCCAAAAGTTACTAGTCAATAACTAGCCACTATTAAATTGTCGGAAATTTATCGGCTTGTTTGTTTGCTATAATTTCtgtttttgatttagttttagTACTTTTTTAAGATTCCCAGCAAACATTGCTTTAGTGGATTTTCAGTGGATctatataggcattttttaGCGGTTTATTGgagttttgctcatcggttacttagtggaccattagtggcagcgCAAGAAATGGAAAGCTGATAACTTTCCTATTTGTTAATAGTGGCTAGTTATCGGCTGACCAATATTTGgcggctgccactaatggtTCACTAAGTAATCGATGAGCAAAACTTCAGCTCAAAACGGTCCACTCAAAATGCCTTTATAGGTCCACTAAAATTTTGCTATAGAATGTTtactggttttttttttttctaaattcaacaatttaataaaagcttgataaaataatattgtttgctaAATTCGgaccaaataaaaaaacgagtttttttaaacacaaatcttgttttgtttcttttctcctttattattatttttttacctttgtaATTACACTTTTACTAAAAGTATTCAACTTTTAAGCacatacatgttttttaaaattataaacaagctGAAAAGAGTAATAGCTAATCAAGTTTCTTTAGGAGAAAAGAAttcgtaaaaaaaagtttgtttgaaaaaaattttcaagtttaagAAGCGAGACCAATTTAATTTAAGGGCAGTTTTCTTGAggttttttactattattattgagtTCATAGTAATTTTGGtattaatagtaaataaaatttatatatatatatatatatatatatatatatatatatatatatatatatatatatatatatatatatatatatatatatatatatatatatatatatatatatatatatatatatatatatatatatatatagttatgtGAATGAAATAATACATTGCTCTAGTTTATGTTGTACTTACGATATAGACagtaataaagtatttttttcaagtgcgctattttaaaatttaccgaaTTCGAGACTCGGTAAATATTACTGAGCTTCAGGTGTGCCATTTTAAAATCCGCATAATATTAATATCCGTAAATAGATTTTATGATATGTTGTGCTCTACATCATtatgtttcaaacaaaaaagcaaacaaaaagctataaaataaaaaaatagttttttacagTGAAACTGTGACATTAGAGAATATTAATGTCTGTAATACAAACATGAtttccattatatatatatatatatatatatatatatatatatatatatatatatatatatatatatatatatatatatatatatatatatatatatatatatatatatatatatatatatatatatatatatatatatatatattacattcacataactatatttgtacataaatagttatgtataaatatagttatgtgaATGAAATAACATATTGCTCTAGTTTATTATTGTCTATATCGTAAGTTGTAGAtctgtttaatatttaaaaaacgtgATTTTTAAACGCCGTTATGTTGTTTGTTTTTCCTATAGTGTATCTACCATTATCGGTTATTATTCTTCCGACGCAAAAAATAGATATCAGAACGCGTTGCGTGAATTCGTCTGATAAGAGGTCACTTTCTATTTAATTATGCTTTCATTgtcttttttactataaaattacgTACTGTTTTGAATCAGACGCTTTGTTTGagtgaaaagaaatttttgaatttacgTTAAGCAAATGTGtcttaactaaaaacaaaaagacaaataaattttaaatcataaactaAAGGAATTATTtcatacaaaatcaaaaaccaaataaaaaaacatcgaAGATGTAATCGTCATTCAGTTTCAATGATTAAAGCTTTGAAAactcagtttttattttttaaataatttatcctttttttttacctttgatttgaatttcacctgtctttaaaattttaataaattatgatccctcataataaaaaaaaaagaaacctttAGAAACTTTATGAAGATAATGAAATTAAGATATTACCCAATGAATCTTATCTGAAGTCACTTATAGCTTCTAATTGTGTTTTCTCTATTGATCGGTATTCCGAATAGAAATAAGATCTTTAAAgatctagaaataaaatttataaagatctAAGAATAAAACGTAGGATTTATAAAGGAATAAGAAATAAGCATTAAGACCTCTGaaattctagaaataaaaaaccctaaaaatataataaaaagtaatcaaaagtttaattatcGTTATTAtacctgttttaaaaaaatggctaGATTGTATTTACTTAAGAGAAACACTGCCGATGAATTGCCTTTAACACCTGATAGTGACCCATCCACAACAGTTACATTTCAAGGGGTATTAAACAAGGAAGAATCTTTAAGGATCAATGACATAAAaggtaaacatttttaacttaatttgaaGGTTAGcttaaatttagtatatttaaatcttaaacTTTATCATCAAGATTTTATTTAACTGAGTATGTTTACGGCAATATTGTCAACATTATTGAAAATCTTTAGAAACAAACACAATTAATGACGAGCATTTTAACCTGAGTATGATGCAGTCAATTATTACAGAATTTCGTGACCACCCAGATCGCTTACTCTCAAATCAAAACTTACAactaattttagaaagtttgggCGAACCTACAGACTCCAATACAATACAAGAATGGATGAGGTTTTATGATCAAAACAATAAAGGAGGGATTGAACTAGCTGGCTTTTTGCAGATTGTTCTTGATCAAATTCTTCCTATTGAAGATTCGGAGGTATACGTAtataaaaactacttttatttaGAGGGAGAAGtccatataaatttaaatatcatgaggttaattttattttacacttattcttataaattaaattaaatatacaatacAAGTtaccaaaaactaaaaactgtcgctaatttgttttgaatgattttcaaaaacttttattaaagttagAGTTCGTCAAACgtcaacttttttgtataaagaATACCAGAAAAGACTTGtgttgatttttctaaaaattactttttcttggattttataatattttcattaaattgcgCAGATTGGTAATATCTAATCTTTCAAACCAGTGTATCTTTCAAACCAGTAATCTTTCAAaccacttaaaaataaaaatagaaaaggtaAAACTACTTGGACTAACGACGAATTCTATGTAAAAATTTCCCTTAGCTTATGTTTCTCCCTTATCTTATGTTTAATTGAATAGcaataaattcttattttcattttttattaataaaacttttaaaatatttaggagGAAATTGATGATGCTTTCAAAGTTTTCGATACAGATGACAGCGGCGAGATTAATTGTGATGCTTTAGAGTATATTCTAAAAACAAGAGGCAATTGTCTATCGACGGAAGAATTTGGTATACTCATGAGCAAAAACAAccctaaaaaagaaaagtcaTTTAAATGGAAAGAATTTTGTCAAAGGTTTGCTAAAGAAGTTTATCCAACAAATGCAAGTAATGCCCTCTCGTAATCTCGTAATCTCGTAATTGATGGAAAgtcaaataactataaaaatatttttttcaaactattttttgaataaaatgtaaaagtgtaaaaatgtttaaaaaatcaagttgtgaattttttatttaaacagatATTAGGTAATGCGGTGAGCTATGAAGGCCGCagtttttagtaattaaaaaagtcttaaacGCGTTACGAAACGTTAGACTTCAAAACCATTACTCAACTTATTTTGAAACCGCAAATAATGTGTTACCTAACGACGTATaatacatcaataaaaaaatatacaacaaaaattgttgtaaCTAGGGCttttttacttacattttttttacttacacgagtaatttttatcaaaaagtaaattacattagtaattttaaactttttatgtaaatttatatttccgtataagtaactaatttttttgaaacgacttttactttataatataagtttttttactttcaaaagtaaGTTATGTATAAAAGAATATTACATCAAAAGTAACTTACTTTTACATGTAAAAGTAAGTCACATGAAAAAGctgtttacttttacattttaaaattaattacttttgaaaattccattacataatataaaagtttctcAAACtgtaatctatttttttacctataaaaataactaatttaaaaaattatattaaaaaataacttgcatatgaaattaaattacataaaagtaatatgctacccaatgtaaattaaatttacaaataaaataatatcttttaagtagaaattttttattttaaaagtaataaatcttttttaaaaataatttatataaaataaaatttaaattacataagcttacattttatttagtttgttaagtaaattaaaagtaatttatataaagtaagtaaataaatttacttatattttaagtaagtaaataaacttacttatatttaacaataactttGACAGGATCTTGTGCAAAAGTAatgcaaaaaagtaaaactttaagtCACTAACATTTAGTTTGCCGCAACATTTGATTTGCGCGGTTTTAGGTATTTCTTCCctgtaaaatttgaaaatatcaataaagGTTTCTGCCCATAATTAAAACCCTCTCTAGTTCCGGTCCAGTTTTAGTTATAATAACCATTCTCTTAATCAAACCGTTTCTAAAATGTTCACTCTCTGGCCAACCATTCGAAAAGTCTGGAATTTAGACAAAGCTGAAACAAACCAGTTAGTAAAAGGCGCATATACCCATTGGAGACTCAGAAAGGGTAGTTTATTAGAAAGGAAAATAATTGGCATAATTGTTAGatcttttttacaagtttttttacgTAAAtgtatttactatttaaaaactaaggAGAGAAAGTTTAAACTTGTCCTGAATTATGGAGGCTATTACACCATGTCCTGAAGATTAAGGAGCTCCAAACTTTTTAAGAGGACgctttatttttgtaaagatattttgccactttaatacaaaaaaagttcacCTGCTCAAGAATATCCTTTGACTCTAAAAGTCGTGGTTTAAACAACTACGGtacttttatatttgattatttttagatttgagcagccttggcgcagtggtagtgcacttgcttcagaaacaaaggatccatAGTTCAAACTCTATCTCTGGGAaagttttgcgacattggtTAGGAAGGAGGTGAGGACTTCCAATTAAATACTcatccacggtgctctgtgataagatcataaggacttcttggggcacctaaataaaattaatatatgggCATGAAAAATTCAGAACTTTTCACGTAAATATCTTTATCTGCGTGTAGTACCAGTGGCCTACCTACTGTAAGACCAGTATTACCAAAACTTACGGTCCCACAAGCAACTGAACCTAGAGCCGCAAGGTTTAGGAGCCCTAAGATATAggtaaagagtttttttatttttttagaaaagttattgttttagaGAAACAGAAATTGGGCACTTCGGCCACGTATATCTAATGACAAAATATGTCTTGCTACGCCACTGTGTCATATACGTATAACCCGAGCTGTAGCGAAGAAATGATTTAtacgtaaatattttttttttttttttttaattttattttgccgtataatactatttacaatgagaaaaatcgtttacatatataataaatggccggagcaagaagaagacatactgtcttatcaccgagccccgttaACATTGAAactttatacataaaagtatatatatatacatatatttctacaaagatattataaaacttataataagatataaaaatagcataagttttcaataacaacatatttaaatgaaaaataaaagtcagaagatcaaaaaaaaaataagttatgacTTTCACAAATGACAAGGCTCTCCATGAGCAGTTCTCTTAAcgccaaaaataattttgcatgcaattttttgtttactataaatttttttaagctttccATAGTTgctacttccccatgcaatattgcaaTAGGATAGATAACTAtggataaatgaaaaatatataatttttaaagacttaatattaagaaatggtttaacTCTATAAAgaacagaaatattttttggaaattttattttcaatagatttaatatgagatttccatgatatattttcatctaatattATTCCGAGGAAGTTTACAATTGATTCTCTTTTAATAACTGAATTATTCATAAAgagattgggtaattttagtGGGAGGTGATCACTCTTACTAGGTttatgaaacaacaaaaatttagttttcagcacatttaatgaaagtttattacaaataatccaatcattaacttttattagttcttcattaaatattttaaaaagatcttttatatttttatttgagtaaaaaagATTAGAgtcgtcagcaaacaaaataagatttaaagtCTTTGAAGCTAAATATAAATCGTTAATGTACAACAAGAATAATAGTGGTCCTAGGATGgatccctggggaacaccacaagttataaCTTTGTTTCctgtttcattttctttataCACTATGTATTGCTTCCTGTTTGACAGGTAATTTTTAAACCAGAGTAGGTTATTGTTTAATACTCCATAGAGTTCTAGTTTTTCTATAAGTATGTCATGGTCAActgtgtcaaatgcttttgacagatcaataaaaactcctagtGTATAACAATCATTATTGAACCCATcggatatataatttattaaatcgATTATTGCATGATCcgttgaatgtttttttttgaatccaaattgtttattatacagtattttgtttttggttaaatatttattaagccTATCATACATAATACGTTCtaacaattttgaaaagcatggtaagacagaaataggtctataatttgatataattgtgttatcgccagttttaaaaataggtgatgttttagcaatttttaatttctccggTACAATACCGGATTGTATTGAAAggttaaaaatatgaaacaaagaTGGTTCTATGATATCGAAGATTACTTTAACTACGTTCACGCTAATTTGATCAATGCCAGcggatttattatttttcagactATTGTACGCATTACGCACCTCAGttatatttaaactaacttCTTTCATAGATATATTGGCAGGGCCGGATTAGGACATTTTTAGGCCTGGGGCTGTAAGTATAGGAGGGCCTAATGTGGCGGTAAGGTAAAAATGCCGAGCGTTAGCGAGCCTAAACCCGGGGGGTCAGTGGGCCGGAGGCCCCCAGCCGGGGGGGTTTGGGGGTCCCCCAGACCCCCCAAGTAGGAGGGTCAGGGGGGCAGCTGTccccagaattttttttttcagtcttGCTAATAAAAGGACACAATCTAGGTATGTTTtagagcatttttttaataattttttaccaaCTGGTTAGGTACAGCTACACCCCTTTGGCCCAGACACC
This window contains:
- the LOC100215550 gene encoding uncharacterized protein LOC100215550; translated protein: MARLYLLKRNTADELPLTPDSDPSTTVTFQGVLNKEESLRINDIKETNTINDEHFNLSMMQSIITEFRDHPDRLLSNQNLQLILESLGEPTDSNTIQEWMRFYDQNNKGGIELAGFLQIVLDQILPIEDSEEEIDDAFKVFDTDDSGEINCDALEYILKTRGNCLSTEEFGILMSKNNPKKEKSFKWKEFCQRFAKEVYPTNASNALS